A region from the Arachis ipaensis cultivar K30076 chromosome B01, Araip1.1, whole genome shotgun sequence genome encodes:
- the LOC107637039 gene encoding BTB/POZ domain-containing protein At5g47800 isoform X2, which yields MKFMKLGTRPDTFFTEQATRTLISEIPADLVIQINDITYLLHKFPLLPKCGLLQRLCYDSSDSESFSLELHDIPGGEEAFELCAKFCYGISINISAHNFVSALCAAKFLRMNDSIEKGNFVGKLEAFFNSCLLEGWKDSIATLQTTATLPEWSENLGIVRKCIDSIIEKVLTPPQQVKWSYTYTRPGYNKKQHHSVPKDWWTEDISDLDIDLFRCIVMAVRSTYVLPPQLIGEALHVYACRWLPGVTKLRYSGSSASQTDESKAKNRKILETIVSMIPADRGSVSVGFLFRLLSISIQLGVSSVTKTELIRRASLQFEEATVSDLLYPSKSSSDQNYYDIELVLAVLETFLKLWKRMSPGAVDSNYFLRSIRNVGKLIDSYLQVVARDENMLVSKFVSLAETVPGIARVEHDDLYQAVNIYLKVHPDLNKTDKKRLCGILDCQRLSPEARAHAVKNELLPLRTVVQLLYFEQEKGSTNKGEITTNKLPKPHEILLGAKHRPRDAQSKQSLALDKEELNVEEATTRASLPPESREKKTLHHLSSKRLDGKLPLDLERKMVIKGDIEETGSEREKVRGHIREESVSSCKLELDPKKIIERARSKSEHGREKGR from the exons ATGAAGTTCATGAAACTTGGGACAAGACCAGACACTTTCTTCACTGAACAAGCTACCAG GACTCTGATATCTGAGATCCCTGCAGACCTTGTGATACAAATCAACGATATTACTTATCTGCTACACAAG TTTCCGCTTCTTCCGAAATGTGGTCTTCTACAAAGGCTTTGCTATGATTCAAGTGATTCTGAGAGCTTCTCTCTTGAACTTCATGATATACCAGGAGGGGAAGAGGCTTTTGAACTCTGTGCCAAGTTCTGCTATGGAATTTCAATCAACATTAGTGCCCATAACTTTGTATCCGCGCTCTGTGCTGCCAAGTTCCTAAGAATGAATGATTCCATTGAGAAGGGAAACTTCGTAGGAAAACTTGAGGCTTTCTTCAATTCATGCCTTCTTGAAGGTTGGAAGGATTCCATTGCCACGCTTCAGACAACTGCTACCTTACCAGAGTGGTCTGAGAATCTTGGAATTGTCAGAAAATGCATTGATTCAATCATAGAGAAAGTCCTCACACCCCCACAACAG GTGAAATGGTCCTACACCTACACTAGGCCCGGTTACAACAAGAAACAACACCATTCTGTCCCAAAGGATTGGTGGACAGAAGATATTTCTGATCTTGACATAGATCTCTTCAGGTGTATAGTTATGGCTGTTAGATCAACCTATGTGCTCCCTCCACAGCTTATTGGCGAAGCATTGCATGTCTATGCCTGCAGGTGGCTACCAGGTGTCACAAAGCTTAGATATTCAGGCAGTTCAGCATCTCAGACAGATGAATCTAAGGCAAAGAACCGCAAAATTCTTGAAACAATCGTGAGCATGATTCCAGCAGACAGAGGATCAGTTTCAGTTGGATTCTTGTTTAGACTACTAAGCATTTCGATTCAGCTCGGTGTCTCCTCTGTGACGAAAACAGAGCTAATAAGAAGAGCAAGCCTTCAGTTTGAGGAGGCAACAGTCAGCGACCTGCTTTATCCCTCAAAATCTTCTTCGGATCAGAATTATTATGACATAGAGTTAGTTTTAGCAGTGTTGGAAACTTTCTTGAAGCTTTGGAAAAGAATGTCCCCAGGTGCCGTGGATAGCAACTACTTTTTGAGATCTATCAGAAATGTTGGAAAGCTCATTGATTCTTATCTTCAAGTGGTTGCAAGGGATGAGAACATGCTGGTGTCGAAGTTTGTGTCTCTTGCTGAAACTGTGCCCGGCATTGCCCGAGTAGAGCACGATGACCTCTACCAGGCAGTTAACATCTATCTTAAG GTGCACCCTGATCTGAACAAGACAGACAAGAAGAGACTTTGTGGGATTCTAGACTGCCAAAGACTGTCCCCAGAAGCACGTGCCCATGCTGTGAAGAACGAGCTTCTGCCATTGAGAACAGTGGTGCAGCTGCTCTACTTCGAGCAAGAGAAAGGCTCCACCAACAAGGGGGAAATAACCACTAACAAACTACCAAAACCGCATGAGATACTTCTTGGAGCCAAGCATAGACCAAGAGATGCACAAAGCAAGCAGTCACTGGCCTTGGATAAAGAAGAACTCAACGTGGAAGAAGCCACAACAAGAGCCTCTCTTCCTCCTGAAAGCAGAGAAAAGAAGACTCTTCACCACTTGAGTAGTAAGAGATTAGATGGTAAGTTGCCATTGGACTTGGAGAGAAAGATGGTTATAAAAGGAGACATTGAAGAAACAGGGTCAGAGAGGGAGAAGGTGAGGGGACACATCAGAGAGGAAAGTGTTTCGAGCTGCAAGTTGGAGTTGGATCCTAAGAAGATCATAGAGAGAGCAAGAAGTAAATCAG
- the LOC107637039 gene encoding BTB/POZ domain-containing protein At5g47800 isoform X1 — protein sequence MKFMKLGTRPDTFFTEQATRTLISEIPADLVIQINDITYLLHKLQFPLLPKCGLLQRLCYDSSDSESFSLELHDIPGGEEAFELCAKFCYGISINISAHNFVSALCAAKFLRMNDSIEKGNFVGKLEAFFNSCLLEGWKDSIATLQTTATLPEWSENLGIVRKCIDSIIEKVLTPPQQVKWSYTYTRPGYNKKQHHSVPKDWWTEDISDLDIDLFRCIVMAVRSTYVLPPQLIGEALHVYACRWLPGVTKLRYSGSSASQTDESKAKNRKILETIVSMIPADRGSVSVGFLFRLLSISIQLGVSSVTKTELIRRASLQFEEATVSDLLYPSKSSSDQNYYDIELVLAVLETFLKLWKRMSPGAVDSNYFLRSIRNVGKLIDSYLQVVARDENMLVSKFVSLAETVPGIARVEHDDLYQAVNIYLKVHPDLNKTDKKRLCGILDCQRLSPEARAHAVKNELLPLRTVVQLLYFEQEKGSTNKGEITTNKLPKPHEILLGAKHRPRDAQSKQSLALDKEELNVEEATTRASLPPESREKKTLHHLSSKRLDGKLPLDLERKMVIKGDIEETGSEREKVRGHIREESVSSCKLELDPKKIIERARSKSEHGREKGR from the exons ATGAAGTTCATGAAACTTGGGACAAGACCAGACACTTTCTTCACTGAACAAGCTACCAG GACTCTGATATCTGAGATCCCTGCAGACCTTGTGATACAAATCAACGATATTACTTATCTGCTACACAAG CTGCAGTTTCCGCTTCTTCCGAAATGTGGTCTTCTACAAAGGCTTTGCTATGATTCAAGTGATTCTGAGAGCTTCTCTCTTGAACTTCATGATATACCAGGAGGGGAAGAGGCTTTTGAACTCTGTGCCAAGTTCTGCTATGGAATTTCAATCAACATTAGTGCCCATAACTTTGTATCCGCGCTCTGTGCTGCCAAGTTCCTAAGAATGAATGATTCCATTGAGAAGGGAAACTTCGTAGGAAAACTTGAGGCTTTCTTCAATTCATGCCTTCTTGAAGGTTGGAAGGATTCCATTGCCACGCTTCAGACAACTGCTACCTTACCAGAGTGGTCTGAGAATCTTGGAATTGTCAGAAAATGCATTGATTCAATCATAGAGAAAGTCCTCACACCCCCACAACAG GTGAAATGGTCCTACACCTACACTAGGCCCGGTTACAACAAGAAACAACACCATTCTGTCCCAAAGGATTGGTGGACAGAAGATATTTCTGATCTTGACATAGATCTCTTCAGGTGTATAGTTATGGCTGTTAGATCAACCTATGTGCTCCCTCCACAGCTTATTGGCGAAGCATTGCATGTCTATGCCTGCAGGTGGCTACCAGGTGTCACAAAGCTTAGATATTCAGGCAGTTCAGCATCTCAGACAGATGAATCTAAGGCAAAGAACCGCAAAATTCTTGAAACAATCGTGAGCATGATTCCAGCAGACAGAGGATCAGTTTCAGTTGGATTCTTGTTTAGACTACTAAGCATTTCGATTCAGCTCGGTGTCTCCTCTGTGACGAAAACAGAGCTAATAAGAAGAGCAAGCCTTCAGTTTGAGGAGGCAACAGTCAGCGACCTGCTTTATCCCTCAAAATCTTCTTCGGATCAGAATTATTATGACATAGAGTTAGTTTTAGCAGTGTTGGAAACTTTCTTGAAGCTTTGGAAAAGAATGTCCCCAGGTGCCGTGGATAGCAACTACTTTTTGAGATCTATCAGAAATGTTGGAAAGCTCATTGATTCTTATCTTCAAGTGGTTGCAAGGGATGAGAACATGCTGGTGTCGAAGTTTGTGTCTCTTGCTGAAACTGTGCCCGGCATTGCCCGAGTAGAGCACGATGACCTCTACCAGGCAGTTAACATCTATCTTAAG GTGCACCCTGATCTGAACAAGACAGACAAGAAGAGACTTTGTGGGATTCTAGACTGCCAAAGACTGTCCCCAGAAGCACGTGCCCATGCTGTGAAGAACGAGCTTCTGCCATTGAGAACAGTGGTGCAGCTGCTCTACTTCGAGCAAGAGAAAGGCTCCACCAACAAGGGGGAAATAACCACTAACAAACTACCAAAACCGCATGAGATACTTCTTGGAGCCAAGCATAGACCAAGAGATGCACAAAGCAAGCAGTCACTGGCCTTGGATAAAGAAGAACTCAACGTGGAAGAAGCCACAACAAGAGCCTCTCTTCCTCCTGAAAGCAGAGAAAAGAAGACTCTTCACCACTTGAGTAGTAAGAGATTAGATGGTAAGTTGCCATTGGACTTGGAGAGAAAGATGGTTATAAAAGGAGACATTGAAGAAACAGGGTCAGAGAGGGAGAAGGTGAGGGGACACATCAGAGAGGAAAGTGTTTCGAGCTGCAAGTTGGAGTTGGATCCTAAGAAGATCATAGAGAGAGCAAGAAGTAAATCAG